The DNA region ATCATTAACCAGATCATGGATGAGTGCATCCCCCAGGACCGTGCCCCCAGAGATTTCTGTGTCAAGTTCCCCGAGGAGATCCGGCACGACAACCTGGCCGGCCAGCTGTGGTTCGGTGCCGAGGTAGCGGGTGGCCACCTGGGTTCAGAGGTCCTGATGTGGGGTGGCATCTAGCCGTGTCCTTGCAAACCTTGTGAATGGGTGCCTGCAGGTGCTGGGACCTGGTGTCCCCTCCAAGAGCTCTGTCCACTCTGGGTTCCATGGCGTGGTCTGAGCCTGGTAGGCGGCACACCCTTGGAGGATCTGGGAAAGCCATGAACTAGTGCCCCCCAAACTGTATACACAAATGAAATTTCCCATGTGATGTTTATGCGGTTCTCAGGCCCCCAGACAGCCAGGACCTAAAAGTGGTTCTTAATGGCAGTAATGCCCACATCAGGAACAAGTGTTCCCCTCCCGCCCTGCAGCACGGGCAGCAGCGGGGGCTGGGGAGCTGTGCCGCAGCCCCACGCAGGCCACATCTGGCCTGTCATCTTCATCTcccaatgaggaaactgagacattgAGAGGAAGGCGCCCTTCGAGATGGCAGGAACAGtctcccccaggcccccaccatgcggacctcccagcctcctccccttgCCGTGCTCCGGAGCCTGACCTCGGCCCCAACATTACCGCCCTCTCTGTTGTcccgtcccccccccccccccccccccctctgtTGTCCCGTCCCCACCCTCCCCGCCTCCCTCTCTAGGAATCCCTGGGGTGTGGGGTCTTCATCCCACACCGCCCTGTCCCTGTGTCCACCCTGCCCACCCCACCTCTGAGCCACTTGGTTGGGGTGTCCTCTGCCGAGGCTTGGGTTAGTTACGGGGGCCTGCGGGCAggctctctctcctccccatcctCAGTTTCCACCTCCGTGGAGTGGGTCCTGGGGCAGTCATGGGATGGAGCGGGTGCTGTGCCTGGCTGGCCTGGCAGGGGCATGCATGCCCAGTGGCGGGCACAGCTCCTTGTGTGGTCCTGGTGCCCCAAGCTCAGAGCCCACCCGTAGCATGGACCTGGGCAATCAGTAgctgtctcattctgtcacctgggAAATGGCTGCTTGTCCTGCGTCACTTGATCATCTCTGAGAGGACAGCAGGTGGATTGGTTGTATCCTAACCCTGGTGAGGCCCTGGCCTCTAGACGAGCCTCCCTGTGACAACAGGTCCACCAGGGCCGGGACTCAGCCCCCGTGCCAGAGAGCGGCTTGATGAGATTCCCAGTTGCTGAGCGCACACTGGGGAGCTGCCTGGCAGTGCCCAGGGCAGACGTGGGTGGATTTGTGGGTGCGGAGGAGCCTGCCTTACCTGCCCAGGAGCCCACGGACTCACATACTGATGAGTCTCCGTTCCGGGGAAGGTTGCGTTTCTCTGGCTGTGAGCAAGTTGACCGTCGCGTCTGTGGCTCCCTAGACAGGCTGGGGCCTCAGGGCCCAGATCAGCCTGGCTGCGTCATCCCTGGGAGCACAGACCTGGATGTGGAGTCTGGAAGCTCCAAGCTCCCTGACCTTCATCCCTGTGGcctggaaggggaggggaaaagagTCACATGACCAGGGTTCCTCCTGCATTGAGCCCCCAGACCCAAGAGCCTCAATCCACCCTCCcgtccccccccctccccccccctgacctcccctgccctcccttgccctgtcctcccctcccctcccctctcctcttctcccttcccctgccctgccctccctgctCCTGGGGCCCAGCGAGGACCCCGTGGGTCACGTTGGGGGACATTGGTTATCGCCCTCACGATTGCTCTGAATATAAGAAAAACCTCCTGCTGGGAACACGAGCTGGCCTGTGCTCCAGGGCGAGAAGAGGGGCCCCGAGGTGCGCAGTCAGGTTGCCCGGGAAGGTGGCCCCTGAGAGCCTGGCCCCCGCCCCGGGCCCCTCCCTGAGCGTGTCCCCTCCCACAGTGCCTGGCCGCCGGCTCCATCATCATGAACCGGGAGCTGGAGAGCATGGCCATGCGCCCGCTGGCCAAGGAGCTGACGCGCAGCCTGGAGGACGTGCGGGGCGCCCTCCGCGACCAGGCGCTGCGGGACCTGAACACCTACACGGAGAAGATGAGGGAGGCGCTGAGGCACTTCGACGTCCTGTTCGCCGAGTTCGAGCTCAGGTACTGCGGCTGTGGGTCCACAGCCCTGGCTGTATGAGCTCGGGGACGGTTGTGCCACCTTCCGGGGCTCACCCTGATACTTCAAGCTGGAAAATTCCACAGAGGGAGGAGCCAGGCGGGTTCTGGGCCACCTGTGGGTGGGGTTAAGCCCTGGAGAGCACAGCGTGGAGGTGATGGGGGGCATCTTTCCAGGGAGTGGGATGAGCATAGGGAACACAGGTGGGGATCTGGCCGCCATGGGCTTCCAGGGGAAGGGCTTTGGAGAGGCCCAAGGGGCCAGGAATGAATGATGCCTCTGGAATGAATGAGACCTCACAGGAGGTGAGAAGAAAAGGGAGGCAGCcaggctggtgcggtggctcacgcctgtaatcctggcactttggaaagccgaggcgggcggatcacctgaggtcaggagttcaagaccagcctggccagcaaagtgaaaccccgtctctactaaaaatacaaaaattagctgggcatggtggcgcacacttgtaatcccagctacttgggaggctgaggcaggagaatcgcttgaaccctggaggcgagggttgcagtgagccgaaatagtgccattgcactccagctttggcaacaagagcacaaaaaaaaaaaaaaaaaaaaaaaagaggccggatgctgtggctcacgcctgtaatcccagcactttgggaggccgaggtgggcagatcacaaggtcagaagatccagaccatcctggctaacacggtgaaaccccgtctctactaaaaaaatatacaaaaaattagccaagcgtggtggtgggcgcctgtagtcccagctactcgggaggctgaggcaggagaatcgcttgaacctgggaggcagagggtgcagtgagctgagatccagtcactgcattccagcctgggcaacagagtgagactccgtctcaaaacaacagcaaacaaaaaacGGAGGCAGATGGTGTCTGTGAAGGTTCCAATTAATAAAAACGTTTCATCTTGTAATCTACTGGCCCCTAGAAGGAGATCAACCGATGCATTAAGGGCAGTCCTCTCCAGGAAGTGAGAGCATGGACAATCGAGTTGTATTTTCTTATCTTCCCCAGATTTTCTAAATcagttttcataagaaaaaatcagagttagtgatttatttatttattttctgagatggagtctcactctgttgcccaggctggagtgcagtggcgtgatctcagctcactgcaacctccgcctcctgagttcaagccattctcctgcctcccaagtagctgggattacaggtggccgccaccacgcccagctaatttttgtgtgtttttagtagagacagggttttaccatgttggccaggctggtcttgaacgactgacctcaaatgatctgctggccttggcctcccaaagtgctgggattacaggcatgagataccgCCCCTGGCCTAGAGTTAGtgatttagaagaaaagaaagtgctcTCATCTGGGGAAGGGTCGAACAAGCCATCACCTCTCACAGCCACTCACAGGCCTCCTgcgagccgctgtgcccagcctgggctgGCTTCCGTGGCTGTGGAGGTCCACGTGGGGCTGTGGATTGTTCACCCACCCATGCATACATTCATTCGTTTCTCTCTCGCCCATGAAGGCTGGTGCCAAGGTGGGGGATGGTCCTGCACATGGGCAGCACTGTGTCCAGGGTGGTCAGGCTCCGGGGTGAGCCCTGGGAGCTGGCACAACCGTCCCCCATGGACAGGGCTGGGGTTTCAAGGGAAGGCCTGCCTGTAGTAGGCCTGGCTGGCAGGAACTGTGTACTATGAAACTGCTGAAATGGGGTGGTggtgtagggtgtgtgtgtgtgtgcgcgcgcgcgtgcgtgtgtgtatttTAAGAGACAAgttcttgttttgtcacccagcctggagtgcagtggcaccatcactgTTCACTGccgcctccaactcctgggcgcaagtgatcctcccacttcagcctcccaagtagcagagactataggtgcatgccaccaccacacacgactttttcattttttgtagagatgaggtcttgctgtgttgcctcgaactcctgggctcaagcaatcctcccaccggagactcccaaagtgctagaattacaggtgtgagggcCCCCGCCCCCACCTTGCCCACTATTGCAGCTTTAATTGAAGATGCCCCACCCTCTGTTTTGGAGAGGCCCCGCCACGGCCCAGGTGCGGCCTAACAGGTCTCCCTGTGTTTGCAGCTACGTCTCGGCCATGGTGCCCGTGAAGTCCCCCAGGGAGTACTATGTGCAGCAGGAGGTCATCGTGCTCTTCTGCGAGACGGTGGAGAGGTGAGGACAGGGATGCTTCGGGGCTGGGGGCAGCATCTGCGGAGTCCCTGCCTCGCTCCAGGCCTGGGGTAGGGGGCAGCTCTGGGGGAACCTGCTGTGTCTTGGGAGTGCCCCAGATGGAAGACACTAGCCGTGTCTTCCCACATTACATCCGGCCTCTCCTCACAGGTGGGCAGAGGATAGAGGCCGCCCCTGCCTTCACCTCTGCCCGGCCCCCTTCCACCGCCCCATGGTCACTTTTCTGTCGGCCAGAAGGGCAGATCCTGCAGGTGAAGTCACGTGTCAGAGGACAAAAGCTGGAAGTCTCAGGCATGATGGGTTGGACATCCAAACCTTGTCACCTTCCTCACCTCCTAACTCCTCACCTCCTCAGTCCTCACCTCCTCAGTCCTCACCTCCCCAGGCCAGGATTGGGTTGTTGCTGGGTTTTAAGTCTGCTCaacaagtgtttctttttttcttttttgggggggtgggggcagggggaagcCATCAATATTCTTATCAGGCTTTGTACAGTAATTTGGAGTCTGGTTTTCTCAATGGACTTTGGGGCTAAGATGTAACCTTGTTGTTTCTCTTGTTCGAGTGGTACTATGGTGTTTGGAAGATTTGAAATTGACTAATATCacattgtatgttatttttaaaaagcaaatttttactATTTATGCTTTGAGAGATATttcaaattattagaaaataagatgacaggaaattccttttattttgaaaagttgcGATGCCAGCAGGCCTGCTCACAAGGTGCAAGAAAAGCCCTCTGCAGACCCCGGCGGGGAGAAATAAAGCTGGTTTCTCAGGGAAGTGTTGAATTGTTTGGGGCAGTGTTTTTGTTCTGTGTTCATTCTTGACACTGGAGTTGTTTCGGTTTCCTGGCTGAGCAGAGCTGTCCTCTGGGTTGCCTTACCCTCTTTGCTGGGCATCATAGCTGTCCTCACACATcttccctgcccctgcctcctggggcaGAGGTGGGGACTGGCAGATGGGAAGGTCAAGCTGGAGCCACCTGCCAGGGCATTCAGGGAAGTGCGTGGCCTTTTCCTGCAGCCCCAGCCCCTTGCACATATGAGGACTGGGGGTGGCATGTGTAACCTCTTGATGTGGCCACCGCGTGTGACCGCAGGTGCAGACTGAGCGCACTGCCCGTCCCTGCTGGGGTCTGACCTGTGGCCTCGGTGGACCAGCCCTCACGCTGCTCACTCCCTCTCTCCGGACAGGGCCCTCGACTTCGGGTACCTGACCCAGGACATGATTGATGACTACGAGCCTGCCCTCATGTTCAGCATCCCCAGACTGGCCATCGTGTGGTGAGTGCCTCCTGTGCCCAGGCCCTCTGCAGAAACCTGCGGGGCGGGACGGGCAGGGCTGACGGTGCCAGGTCCCGTGTGGGTGCTGTTCCATGGCGCCTCTAACGCACAGTGGCCGCTCGGCTGCCCCAGGTCAGTCACCAGGCAGGCCTGCTTTCGGCCCTCAGCAGACCAGGGACCACGTGTCCTGAGTGCCCTCCGTTCACCTTGCTGGTGAGGGAGGCTCTGTCACCCTAGATAGGGCGAGGTGGCGTAACACCTGGCACCTGGCACTGGACAGGTGAGATCAACATGTGAGCTCATTAGTCACAGGAGACCATGAGGGTCACACGGGGCCATGCTCGGAACAGAGTGGCCTCGCAGGGGCTGTGGGAGGCAGACTTGGTGGTAACAAGAGGACGAGGTGCCCCCGGTCCCTCAGGAGCATGTGATTGGCTTG from Piliocolobus tephrosceles isolate RC106 chromosome 3, ASM277652v3, whole genome shotgun sequence includes:
- the ZFYVE28 gene encoding lateral signaling target protein 2 homolog isoform X7, whose protein sequence is MMNRFRKWLYKPKRSDPQLLARFYYADEELNQVAAELDSLDGRKDPQRCTLLVSQFRSCQDNVLNIINQIMDECIPQDRAPRDFCVKFPEEIRHDNLAGQLWFGAECLAAGSIIMNRELESMAMRPLAKELTRSLEDVRGALRDQALRDLNTYTEKMREALRHFDVLFAEFELSYVSAMVPVKSPREYYVQQEVIVLFCETVERALDFGYLTQDMIDDYEPALMFSIPRLAIV